From Geobacter sp., the proteins below share one genomic window:
- a CDS encoding phasin superfamily protein: protein MFELIEKAFLSGLGALAVSQKMAEELVTDLKERYKVSEEEGKVLLEKLQSLAKDSRGKVAEVAEQEVKKVLDKVGLVPREDYEQLLKRVEELEKRQSDQ, encoded by the coding sequence ATGTTCGAACTCATCGAAAAGGCATTTTTGTCAGGACTTGGAGCCCTTGCCGTTTCGCAGAAAATGGCGGAGGAGTTGGTTACCGACCTGAAGGAGCGGTACAAGGTAAGCGAGGAAGAGGGAAAGGTCTTGCTGGAAAAGCTGCAAAGCCTTGCCAAGGATAGCAGGGGCAAGGTCGCAGAGGTTGCGGAACAGGAAGTGAAAAAGGTATTGGATAAAGTTGGTCTCGTCCCCCGTGAAGATTACGAACAGCTGTTGAAGCGGGTGGAAGAGTTGGAAAAACGCCAGTCGGACCAGTAA